TTATTATGCGCTAGCAGCGCTTTGTATTTTCGTTATCTCTTCTCTTAACTTGTTTTGCTCCTGCTGTTTATCTTCAATGTTCTTCTCACAACGTGTAATTTCGCCTTGAATGAATTCCAGCCTCTTGGTAACATTTGTGCGTGCATCGACCTGCTCTACTGGTAGTAAAACATTACCTGTTAATTTATAAACTTGGGTGTCGTCTTTCAGGTGCTCAAACTCATCATTGAcaattttattttcctgGAGCTGTGTTTCAAGTTTCTGTCTAGCAACGATTAGTTCTTCTAGCTCACCCTGCAACCCTTGGTATTTGGCAGCCAAATCAGACATAATTGGCTTGCTTTCCCTCGCAAACTTTGTATCTTGATAAGAGTTTTTTAGAgtctattttttttcttcaattgaagGATGCATTAGAAAGAATATTTGATCCTGTGAAATGCGCATACTGAAATATATGTTTAAGAAAAGGATTGCATCGAAAAAGAATACACATATCTGTAGCAATGCTCGTATGTACAATTGCAAGCCCAAATAGCTGTGACTGGCTGGAACGAGAATAATGATAGATAACTAACATTCACAAAAGTTCAAACAATGGAATGAACTTGCAGAACCAAGGCATCAGCTAAATGTCCCCTCCATATTCGGGAATAACGGTTCGTTACATGAAAGTCCTGTTCCTAAGGTTGATATAAACTGTCCAGATGTACACAGATTCAGTAAAGTAATTATTACAACAGCAATAATGAGCCCATTGTTCCCTAGCACTTTATTACAGTTAGAAGAGGTGGGGCAGTTGACCGCAAACCTGGAACTAGA
This Zygotorulaspora mrakii chromosome 5, complete sequence DNA region includes the following protein-coding sequences:
- the YKE2 gene encoding tubulin-binding prefolding complex subunit YKE2 (similar to Saccharomyces cerevisiae YKE2 (YLR200W); ancestral locus Anc_7.352), whose protein sequence is MSDLAAKYQGLQGELEELIVARQKLETQLQENKIVNDEFEHLKDDTQVYKLTGNVLLPVEQVDARTNVTKRLEFIQGEITRCEKNIEDKQQEQNKLREEITKIQSAASA